CTCGAACATTCCCTGGCGCACAAATGGAACAGAACGGTATACTATAGCAAAAAACAAGTCAGGAGGTGTTACCGGAATGTTAAGGAAGCTCTGAATAAATCCGCATGGGCAGGGACCTTGGGACGCGCCTTCTCTCAAAACATAAACGTGCGGTTGGCCGCGAGCTTGCAGAGTACCCTTGGCGGAACGGGATATGCCGCCTCCCGTTCCATGCGCACAAGGCAGGCAAACAGACACGCTGTCCTTCCGGACCAGGCCGCAATCACCATGCCCCGACTCGACCATGTCGGTATAGCGACGACAGATACGGATCGCATACTCGAAGTGCTCCGCGATCTGCTGGACGAATCATCCTACTTGTCCGAAACGCTCGAAAGGGATGGGATACATGTCTCTTTCGTGTCAGGCGGAACCGCACAACTCGAACTGCTTGAAGCGCTCGACGAAACCTCGCCTGTCGCTCGATTCCTTCGCAAGCGGGGAAGCGGTCTCCATCACCTCGCTTTTGAAGTCGAAGATATCGACGATACGTACCGGCGCGCCCGTGAAGCAGGCTACGAACCAATCGACCCGGCGCCGCGCCCCGGTGCAGGCGGCAAAACAATTTTCTTTTTACACCCCAGGCAGACATCGAATGTCCTGATCGAGTTTTGCAGCCGTGCCGAACCCTGCCTGGCCCCTGTAAAAGGTGCTCTGCCGGAAGGGATCCAGCGTGTTTCTCTTGCATCAGGATCTCCGACGCAAACGCCCTGCCTGTACGTCATGGCCTCGTCTTCGCCTTCCCCGGACCCGCATCGACTTGCCCGGCGGTTGACGCCGGAAAGAGCTTGTATGGTCGCGCACATCGAACCCGGCGCGTCCCCGGATATTACTGCGCTGATCGATATGCTCGGCGCACCATCCGTTCATCTGCTTGTACAGGACCTGTCCGCAAAAACGATTCTACACACAGCCGAAACCGATTCCCGCATTCATGCGGTCATATTGACGGATCCGGGCCCGAACGAATTCGAGACCCTGCGGAAGATCCGGGATATCCCCAAGCACCTGCTCGTCATAACCCCGGACAGCGAAGCAGATCTCCGTGCAGCATCCGTCCTGCGCGCCCGGCATGCCGCCATCGCGATCGCCGCTGTTGCCGATCCTGGTCTGCGCATAGCCCTTATCGAGCAGCATTTGGCCACGCAATCCGATCCGGCGCAGTCATGAACCCGGAACTGGAAAAGAAAATCGAAGGCCTGCCCCGGCAACCGGGCATCTACCAGCACAAGGATGCCGAGGGAAATGTACTCTACGTAGGCAAAGCCAAAGATCTGCGCAGTCGTATCCGCTCGTACTTCCGGGAAAGCCGCCCGCATGACGGACGCATGCGCATCATGATCCGGAAAATCGAGGATGTGGAAGTGATCGTGACGGATACGGAAGCCGAAGCGCTCATCCTCGAAAACAATCTGATCAAGCATCTCAAGCCGCGCTACAATGTCCTCCTTCGCGACGACAAGACCTTTCCCTTCATTTGCATCCGGAACGAGCGGTTCCCCCGCGTCTTTCCCACACGCCGTATTGTGCGGGACGGGTCGAAATACTTCGGCCCGTATACCGACGTGAAGAATATGCATCTGATGCTGCGCACGATCCGCTCGATCTTCCAGTTACGCACCTGCACCCTGAACCTTGCGCCGGAACCCATCGCCGCCGGCAAATACGACCCCTGCCTCGAATATCACATCAAAAAATGTGCGGCTCCCTGCACGGGACAACAATCCGAAGAAGACTACAACCGCACGATCGAACAGGTCGAAAAACTGCTGAACGGGCACACGAAAGAATTGATCGCCCTGCTCCGCGACGAGATGGAGCGCCTCTCTGACGCCATGTTGTTCGAGGAGGCCGCCGGATTGCGCGATCGCATCCTCGCCCTCGAAAAATACGCCCGGAAACAGAAGGTGGTGAGCGAAGACGAAGCCGACCGGGACCTTTTCGCCATGGAGACTGACGAACGAGAAAATGTGGCCTGCGGCGTCATTTTTCAAGTGCGCGAAGGCAAGGTCATAGGACGGCGGCATACCTATATCCATCCGATAGAAGGGCTATCCAAAAGCGTCCTGATGCAACGCCTCGTCGAGGACTATTATGCGGACGCTGTCTTCTTTCCCGGAGAAGTATTGCTGAGCGGGGAGATCGCCGAACCGGAACCCGTAAAAGAACTGCTGGCGCAACAGCGCGGCAGGAACGTACCGCTTGCCGTACCGCGCCGGGGTCCCAAAGCCAGCCTGATGCGCATGGTCAGCACGAATGCGGCCATGCTCCTCGAAGAATGGAAAATTCGAAAGATGAAGCGCGGCGAGGATCGGATTCCTCATGCCGTACGGTCTCTGGAAGAAGATTTGCGACTA
The sequence above is drawn from the Bacteroidetes bacterium SB0662_bin_6 genome and encodes:
- the mce gene encoding methylmalonyl-CoA epimerase, producing the protein MRTRQANRHAVLPDQAAITMPRLDHVGIATTDTDRILEVLRDLLDESSYLSETLERDGIHVSFVSGGTAQLELLEALDETSPVARFLRKRGSGLHHLAFEVEDIDDTYRRAREAGYEPIDPAPRPGAGGKTIFFLHPRQTSNVLIEFCSRAEPCLAPVKGALPEGIQRVSLASGSPTQTPCLYVMASSSPSPDPHRLARRLTPERACMVAHIEPGASPDITALIDMLGAPSVHLLVQDLSAKTILHTAETDSRIHAVILTDPGPNEFETLRKIRDIPKHLLVITPDSEADLRAASVLRARHAAIAIAAVADPGLRIALIEQHLATQSDPAQS
- a CDS encoding excinuclease ABC subunit C, translated to MNPELEKKIEGLPRQPGIYQHKDAEGNVLYVGKAKDLRSRIRSYFRESRPHDGRMRIMIRKIEDVEVIVTDTEAEALILENNLIKHLKPRYNVLLRDDKTFPFICIRNERFPRVFPTRRIVRDGSKYFGPYTDVKNMHLMLRTIRSIFQLRTCTLNLAPEPIAAGKYDPCLEYHIKKCAAPCTGQQSEEDYNRTIEQVEKLLNGHTKELIALLRDEMERLSDAMLFEEAAGLRDRILALEKYARKQKVVSEDEADRDLFAMETDERENVACGVIFQVREGKVIGRRHTYIHPIEGLSKSVLMQRLVEDYYADAVFFPGEVLLSGEIAEPEPVKELLAQQRGRNVPLAVPRRGPKASLMRMVSTNAAMLLEEWKIRKMKRGEDRIPHAVRSLEEDLRLETLPRRIECFDISHLAGTGTVASCVVFRDGRPRKSEYRHYKIRSAVSGQPDDYQSMREVVTRRYANRENIDWPDLVVIDGGKGQLSAAADALREIGVYGRFPLIGLAKRLEEVFFPGDSAPLHIPKASTSLQLLQRIRNEAHRFAVTFQRAQRKKRTLHTSLREIDGVGEKTAQKLIRRFGSVKRVEAAGEEALREAVGAATAQKITAFFDAKRGDATSQRSA